The following are from one region of the Stigmatella ashevillena genome:
- a CDS encoding vWA domain-containing protein, with protein MKQKAWAMERDGEQGKEVLLLVTLEAEENTPRAPVAVNLLIDRSASMRGAPLVAAVDAAQSLVAQAGPRDYIGLLAFDGVPEQLLPVRAMEPDAKTELSERLSALETGSGTALHEAVDLGSSSLHRVLIPGARRKLLLLTDGEPSVGPAALADFKTLGSKVADSGVTLHALGLGRHYIPEMLEALSAPSGTGFAHADDAEALPTTVAGMVTELFGEVASDARVHVLPSGFSELRCRHRYSTRLEGDAMSVLLGAVSQACLRRALFSGRLASPDWNFALTASYLENGDTRRPSIPVVRVTPDSVQGRRVTAVNVELDLVAAEGTAWKSLSRRDVEAAGRALAQAEASLRELVRLAVEDVPARRHLERLADLRLAVERRVAELPALLVRRAKAEGARTSVSQVMRLPAFPKKKVEH; from the coding sequence CTCATCGATCGCAGCGCTTCCATGCGCGGGGCCCCCCTGGTGGCCGCCGTCGATGCCGCCCAGTCCCTCGTGGCCCAGGCCGGGCCGCGCGACTACATCGGCCTGCTCGCCTTCGATGGTGTCCCCGAGCAGCTCCTGCCCGTGCGCGCCATGGAGCCCGATGCCAAGACCGAGCTGTCCGAGCGGCTCTCCGCCCTGGAGACCGGCTCGGGCACCGCTCTGCACGAGGCGGTGGATCTGGGCTCCTCCTCGCTCCACCGCGTGCTCATCCCCGGCGCCCGCCGCAAGCTCCTGCTGCTCACCGATGGCGAGCCTTCCGTGGGCCCCGCCGCCCTGGCGGACTTCAAGACGCTGGGCTCCAAGGTGGCCGACTCCGGCGTCACCCTCCATGCGCTCGGCCTGGGGCGCCACTACATCCCCGAGATGCTCGAGGCGCTCAGCGCCCCTTCTGGAACGGGCTTTGCCCACGCGGATGACGCCGAGGCGCTGCCCACCACCGTGGCCGGCATGGTGACCGAGCTGTTCGGCGAGGTGGCCTCGGATGCTCGCGTCCACGTGCTGCCCTCGGGCTTCTCCGAGCTGCGCTGCCGTCACCGCTACTCCACTCGCCTGGAGGGAGATGCCATGAGCGTGCTCCTCGGGGCCGTCTCCCAGGCGTGCCTCCGCCGCGCCCTCTTCAGCGGGCGACTGGCCTCGCCCGATTGGAACTTCGCCCTCACCGCCTCCTACCTGGAGAACGGCGACACGCGTCGGCCCTCCATTCCCGTCGTCCGCGTGACGCCCGACAGCGTGCAGGGACGGCGGGTGACCGCGGTGAACGTGGAGTTGGACCTGGTGGCCGCCGAGGGGACTGCCTGGAAGTCGCTCTCCCGGCGCGATGTGGAGGCTGCCGGGCGGGCCCTCGCCCAGGCCGAGGCGTCCCTGCGGGAGTTGGTGCGGCTGGCAGTGGAGGATGTGCCCGCGCGCCGCCACCTGGAGCGGCTGGCGGACCTGCGCCTGGCCGTGGAGCGCCGCGTGGCCGAGCTGCCCGCACTCCTGGTGCGTCGCGCCAAGGCCGAGGGCGCCCGGACCTCCGTCAGCCAGGTGATGCGTCTGCCCGCCTTCCCCAAGAAGAAGGTGGAGCATTGA
- a CDS encoding redoxin domain-containing protein: MKRALTAVALTSVLGLAVPALAADTAEVGKPAPDFKLKDETGKEHSLSQYKGKLVVLEWTNPGCPFVQRHYGAHTMETTKKGYDASKVVWLAVDSTADNTADKSATWKKTEGFSYPVLLDTDGKVGHTYSAKTTPHMYVIDEKGVLRYSGAIDDDPRGKKDTDVNYVKTALDALTTGKAVPTLTSEPYGCTVKYKS, encoded by the coding sequence ATGAAGCGTGCCCTCACTGCTGTCGCGCTCACCTCGGTCCTCGGTCTGGCCGTCCCCGCCCTGGCCGCGGACACCGCCGAAGTAGGCAAGCCCGCCCCCGATTTCAAGCTGAAGGACGAGACGGGCAAGGAGCACTCGCTGTCTCAGTACAAGGGCAAGCTGGTGGTGCTCGAGTGGACCAACCCGGGCTGCCCCTTCGTTCAACGCCACTACGGCGCCCACACCATGGAGACCACCAAGAAAGGCTACGACGCCAGCAAGGTGGTGTGGCTGGCCGTGGACTCCACCGCCGACAATACGGCGGACAAGTCCGCCACCTGGAAGAAGACCGAGGGCTTCAGCTACCCGGTGCTCTTGGACACCGACGGCAAGGTGGGCCACACCTACAGCGCGAAGACGACGCCGCACATGTACGTCATCGATGAGAAGGGCGTGCTGCGCTACTCGGGCGCCATCGACGATGACCCGCGCGGCAAGAAGGACACGGACGTCAACTACGTGAAGACCGCGCTCGATGCGCTCACCACGGGCAAGGCGGTGCCGACGCTGACCTCCGAGCCGTACGGCTGCACGGTGAAGTACAAGAGCTGA
- a CDS encoding protein-disulfide reductase DsbD family protein — MTRQWRAMWAGVLLWACGAVAWAEVPPSAVRSGALDEGTPRLEAALLVDATQVKHGDPFRVGVRFRMDPEWHIYWKNPGDSGLSTEVSWDTPGTTVGALRWPFPSTFRTPDGFITTHGYHKEVVLFAEAHASAQAQGALTLSAAVDALVCAERCIPAEMVLSRSVPVGPETLRDVAATAAFDAFAAQVPLDGEAAGHTASLSLDAPSLRAGQPFTGTLTVAARDGQPLPGVEADFFVPERLAGIAKVALTQEAPGRFRLEGKAEPGAAAGQAPRLKGVLRLGTAQVGFRPVEVDLAMAPMEAAPPDAVGAAPAPAFAGPGSAVAAVPAVAAPAESSLSLGLALLFAFLGGAILNLMPCVFPVLALKAYGFTRLVQEDRRHVGSHALAYTGGIVGTMGVLAAVVLAVRAGGAQVGWGFQFQEPLFVAAVSAVLVAFALNLFGVYQLGADGTALAGKVDASSGLARSAGEGVLAVVLATPCSAPLLGTAVGFAFAAGPLTVVATFVALGLGLALPFCALVMVPGLAQRLPKPGAWMEVGKQLLGFALLGTTVWLLWVMGGLAGVDGMARLLAFLVAVALGAWLYGQSQSTEGTWRWVGRGVALVLLVGIGGFALRFEEAASGRRASTVTEAQPWEEGAVAAALKAGQPVFIDFTADWCLTCKFNERTVLSREDVRAAFAQHQVAFFVADWTRRDERISARLAAHGRAGVPMYLVISPSAPDRPEVLPELLTQELVIQAVERAAGRRTDAT; from the coding sequence ATGACGCGGCAGTGGCGAGCGATGTGGGCCGGGGTGCTCTTGTGGGCGTGTGGCGCGGTGGCGTGGGCAGAAGTGCCCCCCTCGGCCGTCCGCAGCGGGGCGCTGGATGAGGGCACCCCTCGCCTGGAGGCGGCGCTGCTGGTGGATGCCACCCAGGTGAAGCATGGAGACCCGTTCCGGGTGGGCGTCCGCTTCCGGATGGACCCGGAATGGCACATCTATTGGAAGAACCCCGGGGATTCGGGGCTGTCCACCGAGGTGTCCTGGGACACGCCTGGCACCACCGTGGGTGCGCTGCGCTGGCCCTTCCCCTCCACCTTCCGCACCCCTGACGGCTTCATCACCACCCACGGGTATCACAAGGAGGTGGTCCTCTTCGCCGAGGCCCATGCCTCTGCCCAGGCCCAGGGGGCGCTCACGCTCTCGGCCGCCGTGGATGCGCTCGTGTGCGCCGAGCGGTGCATCCCCGCGGAGATGGTCCTCTCCCGCTCCGTGCCCGTGGGGCCGGAGACGCTGCGGGACGTGGCGGCCACGGCCGCCTTTGATGCGTTCGCGGCCCAGGTCCCACTCGACGGGGAGGCGGCGGGCCACACGGCGTCGCTCTCATTGGATGCGCCCTCCCTGCGGGCGGGGCAGCCCTTCACGGGAACGCTGACCGTCGCGGCGCGCGATGGCCAGCCGCTGCCCGGTGTGGAGGCCGACTTCTTCGTGCCCGAGCGCCTCGCGGGAATCGCCAAGGTGGCCCTCACCCAAGAGGCCCCGGGCCGGTTCCGGCTGGAGGGGAAGGCCGAACCGGGAGCAGCGGCCGGGCAGGCTCCCCGCCTCAAGGGGGTGCTGCGGTTGGGCACGGCCCAGGTGGGGTTCCGGCCGGTGGAAGTGGACCTGGCGATGGCGCCCATGGAGGCGGCCCCGCCGGACGCGGTGGGTGCGGCACCGGCGCCTGCCTTCGCGGGCCCGGGGAGCGCGGTGGCCGCCGTTCCCGCAGTGGCCGCCCCGGCCGAGTCCTCGTTGTCCCTGGGGCTGGCGCTGCTGTTCGCCTTCCTGGGTGGTGCCATCCTCAACCTTATGCCGTGCGTCTTCCCGGTGCTGGCGCTCAAGGCGTATGGCTTCACGCGCCTCGTCCAGGAGGACCGCAGGCACGTGGGCTCGCACGCCCTGGCCTACACGGGCGGAATCGTCGGGACGATGGGCGTGCTGGCCGCCGTGGTGCTGGCGGTGCGCGCCGGAGGGGCCCAGGTAGGCTGGGGCTTCCAGTTCCAAGAGCCGCTCTTCGTCGCCGCGGTAAGCGCGGTGCTGGTGGCGTTCGCGCTCAACCTGTTCGGGGTCTACCAACTGGGAGCGGATGGCACGGCGCTGGCGGGCAAGGTGGATGCCTCGAGCGGTCTGGCGCGCAGCGCGGGCGAGGGCGTGTTGGCGGTGGTGCTCGCCACGCCGTGCTCGGCGCCCCTGTTGGGCACGGCGGTGGGCTTCGCCTTCGCGGCGGGGCCGCTCACGGTGGTGGCCACCTTCGTCGCCTTGGGGCTCGGGTTGGCGCTGCCCTTCTGTGCGCTGGTGATGGTGCCGGGCCTGGCCCAGCGGTTGCCGAAGCCGGGCGCGTGGATGGAGGTGGGCAAGCAGCTTCTGGGCTTCGCGCTGCTGGGCACCACGGTGTGGCTCCTCTGGGTGATGGGAGGGCTGGCCGGGGTGGACGGCATGGCGCGGCTGCTCGCGTTCCTCGTGGCGGTGGCCCTGGGCGCGTGGCTGTATGGCCAGTCGCAGTCCACCGAGGGCACATGGCGGTGGGTGGGGCGTGGCGTGGCGCTCGTGCTGCTGGTGGGCATCGGCGGCTTTGCCCTGCGCTTCGAGGAGGCGGCCTCCGGGCGCCGGGCCTCCACGGTGACGGAGGCGCAGCCCTGGGAGGAAGGCGCGGTGGCCGCGGCGCTCAAGGCGGGCCAGCCCGTCTTCATCGACTTCACCGCGGATTGGTGTCTCACCTGCAAGTTCAACGAGCGCACCGTGCTGTCGCGCGAGGACGTGCGCGCCGCCTTCGCCCAGCACCAGGTGGCCTTCTTCGTGGCGGACTGGACGCGCCGGGATGAGCGCATCTCGGCCCGCCTGGCCGCGCACGGCCGGGCCGGCGTGCCCATGTACCTGGTCATCAGCCCCTCGGCGCCGGACCGGCCCGAGGTGTTGCCGGAGCTGCTCACGCAGGAGCTCGTCATTCAGGCCGTCGAGCGTGCGGCCGGACGCCGCACCGATGCGACGTGA